Proteins encoded in a region of the Hypomesus transpacificus isolate Combined female chromosome 17, fHypTra1, whole genome shotgun sequence genome:
- the LOC124479539 gene encoding LOW QUALITY PROTEIN: protein Wiz-like (The sequence of the model RefSeq protein was modified relative to this genomic sequence to represent the inferred CDS: deleted 1 base in 1 codon): MEPAGGALPPPGPSLGAPPFPPAQDPSSLHLTSQQSCSLPGLDRVPSRGLWCGAPEGTGEGGCGRAGQGGAEEGGEVLDVGRRAQRRFRSSAFPSSLTWDSDSEKETLDEEELQHFSNPHGLAAHSPGSPSSGLRLDSEEDKPLPLKTHTASPSEGWSLDMTSTQGDESINTLPLSSAEAAEDKVCNAPVASVTPKTQHQIEEEEVEGEGGDGGMNKGNDRERDVYSFPGDSDGESPPPAPWAHCTFIQRQRRKRALLHPFSGLARPPTWQRSPPTWQRSAAGAGRGTPEPPQEAGGVYNFREEEEVVAEKGGEGGKEVKQELEQEIFTCVECSIYFKKQIHLQEHMTEHARNAPAMAEHQRRHQESRNKILEGIRKLGGEGIRKLGGEGDGEGGLGDGGKRTLGGPRMVGRLGSSASDLAPVPVPDPASTPASRRAVPPGRRPYFCSQCDFSTRTSQVLADHAKTHNRKRSSGLQRTSPRLRPQAQPPGEDPTSGQRGVRELHGSAPPFQASGAGEAEELGPLPGEAEELRPLPGEAEELGPLPGEAEELGPLPGEAEELGPLPGEAEELGPLPGEAEELGPLPGAHQVSRLCSTADGRVPEGRAPLLSRVAREGGSSPGALPPRRPSLRPLRELAFKSIGTRRTNRRGSSSTQTPPTPTQPPPTPTQPPPTLDNTPSLPGAEHPQDQGQDQGSDMLVLGQNRLGSQVESRPVTRARCIRDDSSPRQQKLPASCPIVERVVKQEEEEEEEEEEEEEEERTVSLSRSVVFTKNHKEEEEEEEDEEDRVRRFLAESILAEEEEEEGEEEESGNLRDVDRKCPYCPDHFHNGIGLANHVRGHLNRVGVSYNVRHFISPEEVNAIERKFSYQKKKKKVANFDPDTFSVMRCEFCSAGFDTRAGLSSHARAHLRDFGITNWEVTVSPIHILRGLFSSRPDLALPTAPPRSPGTREEDEEEGGERRRAAPESSLVSLPPPQAWRAEPPRKHADGEEEEGEEEEEEEEEEEEEEGKEMPDRSSPSATSPASRIGLSSLDGEDSSPREQLSSRGGLLRCDLCGAPFETRRGLSSHARSHLRQLGVGLSESSGAPIDLLYQITKERGHQPPVIKTTPSPRPPVAKTTPPPLPALAFQKQECEDMDSDDKPVSLSPLAPTPSPPPPPALARPYPPSPSSSPFSSPGVRKVPISSLLPVSSPLCPPGGGRSLGDPSSSKPFWAPQETDAPLNLTLEVDPTKDIICQLCGAWFETRKGLSSHARAHLRHFGVEYSESRGSPIDLLDQLIHTDDFKHRASTLSSTLSSPKRPISSSPLLYKVTSVRGGAGSKATSSLIGPAPKRAKPSQIQVFRLSGGELMPLPHSEPTKEIACEFCGEFFENRKGLSSHARSHLRQMGITEWTVNGSPIDTLREVITHRGLACALPLRPLKTPPPSPGHSPASPSSAVTLLGRLPFAFAHPSASPTPARKPPPAPPPASSSLVAKLKPEPVQLEVTLGGRGAVGAGGGRRFGSEALKSWSSSDGMLPLNLAVAQEAEPTRDIRCEFCGEFFENRKGLSSHARSHLRQMGITEWTVNGSPIDTLREVMLQRGGGAQSPPPTPGVKREGGGAWEGGGAGLSFQRKSALNLLHSGSRLHRHGLGALSSGPPGGKLLGAVPLGKRPLLLETPTPPPERAFSPQSPPPPELPFRGKSSPDKQGAGHQDASCELCGFYFENRKALASHARAHLRQFGVTEWCVNGSPIETLSAWMKSRAPRLLDMHRCYTQGSRREPPRMKSSSSVSPSSSPDHALSSSQCGVGVSPGAHVGVARSAGADSGPFSAPSTRPSPATNSHSHTLTHPQVARSELNVRLPRGFERRPPKHPSHPDEGEGDSAPPRPPRSGTVPSLVPRPPSSPLVTLVGKLYTLKCRFCEVEFQGPLSVQEAWIRHLQQHILQLNYTKPASPSAAPGPASPSAASSPASPPAASSPASPSAASSPASPSAAPGPASPSATSSPPPPAFLLPPPPTPLPPTPALS, from the exons aggaggagctgcagcaCTTTTCTAATCCTCATGGTCTGGCTGCACACAGCCCCGGATCTCCGTCATCTGGACTGAg ATTGGACAGTGAGGAggacaagcccctccccctcaagacacacacagccagtccATCGGAGGGGTGGAGCTTAGACATGACAAGCACACAGGGGGATGAGTCCATTAATACATTACCACTCAGCTCAGCAGAGG CGGCAGAAGACAAAGTCTGTAATGCACCTGTGGCCAGCGTCACACCAAAGACACAACACCAAatcgaggaagaggaggtggagggggaggggggtgatggagggatgaacaAGGGAaacgacagggagagagatgtgtaCAGTTTCCCTGGAGACTCAGACGGAGAGAGCCCTCCTCCTGCGCCCTGGGCCCACTGCACATTCATCCAGAGACAGCGCAGGAAGCGGGCTCTGCTGCACCCCTTCTCAGGCCTGGCCAGACCACCAACCTGGCAACGCAGCCCACCAACCTGGCAACGCAGTGCAgcgggggctgggagggggaccCCAGAACCCCcgcaggaggctggaggggtcTACAActtcagagaggaggaggaggtggttgcggagaaaggaggagagggaggaaaagaagtAAAGCAAGAGTTGGAGCAGGAGATTTTCACCTGTGTGGAATGTAGTATTTACTTCAAGAAGCAGATCCACCTGCAGGAGCACATGACAGAGCATGCCCGGAACGC GCCGGCCATGGCAGAGCACCAGAGACGCCACCAGGAATCCCGCAACAAGATCCTGGAGGGGATCAGgaagctggggggagaggggatcaGGAAGCTGGGGGGCGAGGGGGATGGAGAAGGGGGACTGGGGGATGGAGGAAAGAGGACGCTGGGAGGGCCGAGAATGGTGGGCAGGCTTGGCAGCTCAGCCTCAGACCTAGCCCCAGTTCCTGTCCCAGATCCAGCCTCCACCCCGGCCTCTAGACGAGCTGTGCCCCCAGGCCGTCGGCCCTACTTCTGCTCCCAGTGTGATTTCAGCACCAGGACATCCCAGGTACTGGCCGACCACGCCAAGACCCACAACAGGAAACGCTCCAGTGGACTGCAGCGCACCTCCCCCCGTCTGcgcccccaggcccagccccctgGGGAAGACCCCACCTCCGGCCagaggggggtcagggagcTCCACGGCTCGGCTCCCCCCTTCCAGGCCTCTGGCGctggggaggctgaggagttggGGCCCCTGCctggggaggctgaggagttgAGGCCCCTGCctggggaggctgaggagttggGGCCCCTGCctggggaggctgaggagttggGGCCCCTGCctggggaggctgaggagttggGGCCCCTGCctggggaggctgaggagttggGGCCCCTGCctggggaggctgaggagttggGGCCCCTGCCTGGTGCTCACCAGGTGTCCCGGCTCTGCTCCACAGCTGACGGGAGAGTTCCAGAGGGCAGGGCCCCCCTCTTGTCTAGGGTGGCCAGAGAGGGGGGCAGCAGCCCCGGGGCTTTGCCCCCCCGGCGCCCATCTCTTCGCCCCCTAAGAGAGCTGGCCTTCAAGAGCATCGGGACGCGAAGGACCAACCGGCGAGGGAGCTCCTCCACCCAGactccacccacacccacccagcctccacccacacccacccagcctccacccacaCTGGACAACACCCCTAGTCTGCCTGGGGCTGAGCAcccccaggaccagggccaggaccagggcTCTGATATGTTGGTGCTAGGACAGAACCGTCTGGGCTCTCAGGTGGAATCCAGACCGGTCACCAGGGCCAGGTGCATTCGAG ATGACTCGTCTCCACGACAGCAGAAGCTCCCAGCCTCATGCCCTATTGTGGAGAGGGTTGTgaagcaagaggaggaggaagaggaggaggaagaggaggaggaagaggaggagaggacagtatCATTATCTCGGAGTGTGGTCTTCACTAAAAACcacaaagaagaagaggaggaggaggaagatgaagaagatAGAGTGAGGCGTTTCCTAGCGGAGAGCATCCtggctgaggaagaggaggaggaaggtgaggaggaggagagcgggaaCCTTAGAGACGTGGACAGGAAGTGCCCCTACTGCCCCGACCACTTCCACAATGGCATCGGCCTGGCCAATCATGTGAGAGGGCACCTGAACCGAGTGGGCGTGAGCTACAATGTCCGTCACTTTATCTCCCCGGAGGAAGTGAATGCCATCGAGAGGAAGTTTTCCtaccagaagaagaagaagaaag TCGCCAACTTCGACCCGGACACCTTCAGTGTGATGCGCTGTGAGTTCTGCAGCGCTGGGTTCGACACGCGGGCAGGTCTGTCCAGCCACGCCCGCGCCCACCTGCGAGACTTTGGCATCACCAACTGGGAGGTGACGGTCTCTCCCATTCACATCCTGCGGGGGCTGTTCTCCAGCCGCCCCGACCTGGCCCTCCCCACCGCGCCCCCACGCAGCCCCGGGACccgggaggaggacgaggaggaaggtggagagaggaggagagctgccCCTGAGTCCAGCCTGGTGTCCCTGCCGCCCCCCCAGGCCTGGAGGGCGGAGCCCCCAAGGAAGCATGCTGACG gtgaggaggaggaaggagaggaagaggaggaggaggaagaggaggaggaggaggaggaagggaaggagatgCCAGACCGGTCCAGTCCCAGTGCTACCAGCCCAGCCTCCAGGATAGGGCTGTCCTCCTTGGATGGTGAGGACTCCAGCCCCAGAGAGCAGCTCAGCTCCAGGG GGGGCCTGCTGAGGTGTGATCTGTGTGGCGCTCCGTTTGAGACGAGGCGTGGCCTCTCCAGCCACGCCCGCTCCCACCTGCGCCAGCTGGGCGTCGGCCTATCAGAGAGCAGCGGCGCTCCCATCGACCTGCTTTATCAGATCACCAAGGAGCGCGGCCACCAACCCCCTGTCATCAAGACCACCCCGTCGCCCCGCCCCCCTGTCGCCAAgaccacccccccgcccctcccagcGCTGGCCTTCCAGAAGCAAGAGTGTGAAGACATGGACTCTGACGACAagcccgtctccctctcccccctggcccccaccccctcacccccccctccccccgccctggCCCGGCCCTACCCGCCCTCCCCCTcgtcctcccccttctcctcccccggGGTGAGGAAAGTCCCCATTTCCTCCCTGCTGCCGGTGTCCtcccccctgtgcccccccgggggggggaggagtttaggcgaccccagcagcagcaagcCCTTCTGGGCCCCCCAGGAGACCGATGCTCCCCTCAACCTCA CCCTGGAGGTGGACCCCACCAAGGACATCATCTGCCAGCTGTGTGGGGCGTGGTTCGAGACCAGGAAGGGCCTCTCCAGCCACGCCCGCGCCCACCTGCGCCACTTTGGGGTCGAGTACTCTGAGTCCAGGGGCTCCCCCATCGACCTGCTGGACCAGCTCATCCACACGGACGACTTCAAACACAGGgcttccaccctctcctccaccctctcctcccccaaacgccccatctcctcctcgcccctccTCTACAAGGTCACATCTGTCCGGGGAGGGGCAGGGTCCAAAGCTACCTCATCTCTGATTGGTCCAGCTCCGAAGCGTGCCAAGCCCTCCCAGATACAAGTCTTCCGTCTGAGTGGTGGAGAGCTgatgcccctcccccaca GTGAGCCCACCAAGGAGATTGCCTGTGAGTTCTGCGGAGAGTTCTTCGAGAACCGAAAGGGCCTGTCCAGCCACGCGCGCTCTCACCTGCGCCAGATGGGCATCACAGAGTGGACGGTGAACGGTTCCCCCATCGACACCCTCCGAGAGGTCATCACCCACCGGGGCCTTGCCTgcgccctccccctccgccccctcaaaaccccccctccctcccccgggcactcccctgcctccccctcctctgccgtCACCCTGCTGGGCCGTCTTCCTTTCGCCTTCGCCcacccctccgcctcccccacGCCCGCACGCAagcctccccccgcccctccccccgcctcctcctccctggtggCCAAGCTGAAGCCAGAGCCTGTGCAGCTGGAGGTGACcctggggggcagaggggccgtaggggctgggggggggcggaggtttGGGTCAGAGGCGCTGAAGTCCTGGAGCAGCTCTGATGGGATGCTGCCTCTCAACCTGG CTGTGGCCCAGGAGGCGGAGCCTACGAGAGACATCCGCTGTGAGTTCTGCGGAGAGTTCTTCGAAAACCGAAAGGGCCTGTCCAGCCACGCCCGCTCTCACCTGCGCCAGATGGGCATCACAGAGTGGACGGTGAACGGTTCCCCCATCGACACCCTCCGGGAGGTCATgctccagaggggggggggggcccagtCCCCTCCACCAACCCCgggggtgaagagggagggagggggggcctgggagggagggggggcggggcttagCTTCCAGAGGAAGTCCGCCCTCAACCTGCTCCACTCTGGGTCCCGCCTCCATCGCCACGGCCTGGGGGCTCTGTCCTCCGGCCCCCCTGGGGGGAAGCTGCTAGGGGCCGTGCCCCTGGGGAAGAGGCCCCTGCTGCTGGAgacccccacgccccccccagAAC GGGCCTtctccccccagtcccccccgcCTCCTGAGCTGCCCTTCAGGGGGAAGTCCTCCCCAGACAAGCAGGGAGCCGGGCACCAGg atgcCAGCTGTGAGTTGTGTGGGTTCTACTTTGAGAACCGTAAGGCCCTGGCCAGCCACGCCCGGGCTCACCTGCGGCAGTTTGGGGTGACGGAGTGGTGCGTGAATGGCTCCCCCATCGAGACGCTGAGCGCCTGGATgaagagccgagctcccaggcTGCTGGACATGCACCGCTGCTACACCCAGGGCAGCCGGAGGGAACCCCCACGCATG AAGAGCAGCTCATccgtgtctccctcctcctcccccgaccacgccctctcctcctcccagtgtGGGGTGGGCGTGTCCCCCGGGGCCCATGTGGGCGTGGCCCGGAGTGCAGGGGCTGACTCTGGACCCTTCTCCGCTCCATCCACCCGCCCCAGCCCTGCCAcaaactcacactcacacacgctcacacacccacaggtGGCTCGCAGTGAACTCAACGTCCGTCTGCCAAGAG GTTTTGAGAGGCGCCCCCCCAAGCATCCGTCCCACCctgatgagggagagggggacagtgccccccccaggcccccccgcTCCGGCACTgtcccctccctggtccccaggcccccgtcctcccccctgGTCACCTTGGTGGGCAAGCTCTACACACTCAAGTGCCG GTTCTGTGAGGTGGAATTCCAGGGGCCTCTGTCCGTCCAGGAGGCCTGGATCCGTCACCTGCAGCAGCACATCCTGCAGCTCAACTACACCaagcctgcctctccctctgctgcccccggccctgcctctccctctgctgcctccagccctgcctccccccctgctgcctccagccctgcctccccctctgctgcctccagccctgcctccccctctgctgcccccggccctgcctccccctccgctacctccagccct cctcccccagccttcctcctccctcccccaccaacTCCTCTGCCTCCAACCCCAGCCCTGTCGTGA